A single region of the Pontibacter kalidii genome encodes:
- a CDS encoding citrate synthase, producing the protein MSEFAEIILDGKSYQMPVVEGTENEKAIDISSLRAQSGYVTLDSGYKNTGATTSAITFLDGEQGILHYRGYPIEQLAEKSNFIEVAYLLIYGSLPTAQELDDFSNKIRLHTLVNEDMRKILDGFPSAAHPMGILSALISSLTAFYPESLNPNQTKDEVDLSIIRLMAKLPTIAAWSYKNSIGHPVNYPKNKLDYCSNFLHMMFAYPTEEYELNPVVVDALNKLLILHADHEQNCSTSTVRLVGSANASLYSSVSAGIGALWGPLHGGANQAVIEMLEQIKADGGDSKKFIAKAKDKDDPFRLMGFGHRVYKNFDPRARIIKKAADEVLTALGINDPILDIAKELEEAALNDSYFVERKLYPNVDFYSGIIYRAIGIPTDMFTVMFALGRLPGWIAQWKEMRENKEPIGRPRQIYTGETKRDYVPVEKR; encoded by the coding sequence ATGTCAGAATTTGCTGAAATAATTTTAGATGGTAAATCTTACCAGATGCCTGTTGTTGAGGGTACTGAGAACGAAAAAGCGATAGACATTTCTTCTCTGCGTGCTCAGTCCGGCTATGTCACCCTGGACTCAGGCTATAAGAACACGGGGGCCACTACCAGCGCCATCACTTTCCTGGATGGTGAGCAGGGTATTCTGCACTACAGGGGCTATCCTATTGAGCAACTGGCAGAGAAGTCGAACTTTATCGAGGTGGCTTACCTGCTGATCTATGGTTCGTTGCCAACAGCACAGGAGCTGGACGATTTCAGCAACAAGATAAGACTGCACACGCTGGTGAACGAGGACATGCGCAAGATCCTGGACGGTTTCCCTTCTGCGGCGCACCCGATGGGGATCCTTTCTGCCCTAATCAGCTCGCTAACGGCTTTCTACCCTGAATCGCTTAACCCGAACCAGACGAAAGATGAGGTAGACCTTTCTATCATCCGTCTGATGGCCAAGCTACCAACTATTGCTGCCTGGTCTTACAAAAACTCTATCGGGCATCCGGTGAACTACCCAAAAAACAAGCTGGACTACTGCTCGAACTTCCTGCACATGATGTTCGCCTACCCAACCGAGGAGTATGAGCTAAACCCGGTGGTAGTAGACGCCCTGAACAAGCTGCTGATCCTGCACGCCGATCACGAGCAGAACTGCTCTACCTCTACGGTGCGTTTGGTAGGCTCTGCCAACGCCAGCCTGTACTCCTCTGTTTCTGCCGGTATCGGCGCGTTGTGGGGCCCGCTGCACGGTGGTGCCAACCAGGCCGTTATCGAGATGCTGGAGCAGATCAAGGCAGACGGTGGTGATTCCAAGAAATTCATCGCGAAAGCAAAAGACAAGGACGATCCGTTCCGCCTGATGGGCTTTGGCCACCGCGTGTACAAGAACTTCGACCCTCGCGCCAGAATCATTAAGAAGGCTGCAGACGAAGTACTCACCGCTCTTGGCATTAACGATCCGATCCTCGACATCGCCAAGGAGCTGGAAGAAGCTGCCCTGAATGACTCATACTTCGTGGAGCGCAAACTCTACCCGAACGTAGACTTCTACTCCGGCATCATCTACCGCGCCATCGGTATCCCAACCGATATGTTTACGGTGATGTTCGCCCTGGGCCGTCTGCCAGGCTGGATCGCGCAGTGGAAAGAGATGCGTGAGAACAAAGAGCCTATCGGCCGTCCTCGCCAGATCTACACCGGCGAGACCAAACGCGACTACGTTCCGGTGGAGAAGCGTTAG
- a CDS encoding DUF4268 domain-containing protein: protein MYTREQASQIRQQFWTTFGQYLSPQLSADGWKVNWLNYKTGVKDVYFRMNADNKRGYIAIELAHPDTEMQELVYDQFLEHRTMLQEALGEEWEWLLHTSDESGRVVSRIYKEIAPVNVFNKDDWPALISFLKPRIIALDEFWSNAKYSFGG from the coding sequence ATGTATACCCGCGAACAGGCATCTCAGATCAGGCAGCAGTTCTGGACCACTTTTGGCCAGTACCTTTCGCCGCAGCTCTCCGCCGATGGCTGGAAAGTGAACTGGCTAAACTATAAAACCGGTGTGAAGGATGTATACTTCCGGATGAACGCCGACAACAAGCGCGGGTACATTGCCATCGAGCTGGCGCATCCCGATACGGAGATGCAGGAACTAGTGTACGATCAGTTTCTGGAGCACAGAACCATGCTGCAGGAGGCGCTGGGCGAGGAGTGGGAGTGGCTGCTGCATACCTCCGACGAGTCGGGGCGGGTGGTGAGCAGGATCTATAAGGAGATCGCCCCGGTAAACGTGTTCAACAAAGACGACTGGCCGGCCCTGATCTCTTTCCTGAAGCCCCGTATTATTGCATTGGATGAGTTCTGGAGCAACGCAAAGTATAGCTTCGGAGGATAG
- a CDS encoding 6-pyruvoyl trahydropterin synthase family protein, producing MTKIRLTRLFTFETAHALLNYDGPCRHIHGHSYKLEVTIIGTPLVEEEHPKNGMVMDFGDLKQLVQEHIVQPFDHALVLPQGSPQDLLEPLRKYEHKLVLTPYQPTCENMLIDFQHRLQKHLPEYVNLHHLKLWETQNSFAEWYAEDNR from the coding sequence ATGACGAAGATCAGGCTCACCAGGCTTTTCACCTTTGAGACGGCACACGCACTGCTTAACTACGACGGCCCCTGCCGCCATATCCACGGCCACTCCTACAAACTGGAGGTAACCATAATCGGTACGCCGCTCGTGGAGGAAGAACACCCCAAAAACGGCATGGTGATGGACTTCGGCGACCTGAAGCAACTGGTCCAGGAGCACATCGTGCAACCCTTCGACCATGCGCTGGTGCTGCCGCAGGGCTCGCCACAGGACCTGCTCGAGCCGTTGCGCAAGTATGAGCATAAGCTGGTACTTACCCCCTACCAGCCTACTTGCGAGAACATGCTGATCGATTTCCAGCACCGGCTGCAGAAGCATCTGCCGGAGTACGTAAACCTGCACCACCTGAAGCTCTGGGAAACACAGAACTCCTTTGCCGAGTGGTACGCGGAGGATAACCGGTAA